A part of Rhinoderma darwinii isolate aRhiDar2 chromosome 1, aRhiDar2.hap1, whole genome shotgun sequence genomic DNA contains:
- the LOC142664789 gene encoding gastrula zinc finger protein XlCGF66.1-like produces MDKDRNEMSRRILDFTLEIIYLLSGKEYTIVKKTSGDCTTPIIHESGGWSSSQSPITEPPPHSRIHEKKILELIYKMTELLTGEVPIRCQDVTVYFSMEEWEYLEGHKDLYE; encoded by the exons atggacaaggacaggaatgagatgagcagaagaatattagacttcaccttggagatcatctacctgttgagcggaaag gagtacacaatagtgaagaagacatcgggtgactgtacgactcccatcatccatgagtcaggaggatggagcagtagtcagagccccatcacagagcctccccctcactcccggatacatgagaagaagatcttagaactgatctacaagatgactgagctgctgactggagag gttcctataaggtgtcaggatgtcactgtctatttctccatggaggagtgggagtatctagaaggacacaaggatctgtacgagtag